A genomic window from Colletotrichum destructivum chromosome 7, complete sequence includes:
- a CDS encoding Putative GroES-like superfamily, alcohol dehydrogenase-like, NAD(P)-binding domain superfamily codes for MPLVARLSRPLSSTLATRLPLAASRTPRPFHTLPHLARPLSPAPHFTMASSSVPQTMNGIRIPRTGGTDVLDHHTDLPVPVPAAGEVLVRNAYAGVNFIDTYFRTGLYPAPLPIVLGREGAGTVVSAHSTVDPDAFRPGDRVVYMGNFGSYAAYSAVPAAQLVRVPDALPTETAAAAFLQGLTAWTFVREAAEVKPDEWVVVHAAAGGVGLLLVQMLRAVGARVIAAASTDDKCALAERNGAGWVVNSREQDLVQEVKRITGGHGADVVFDGVGKATFDGDLELAARKGRLVIFGNASGAVPPFDILKLGQKNLKIMRPVVNNYTATRDELEKYSAELFDMITSGKLEIAVHKTYPLRDVKTAHADIESRKTTGKLLLKHE; via the exons ATGCCCCTCGTCGCAAGACTCTCGAGACCGCTCTCATCAACCCTCGCCACCAGACTGCCCCTCGCCGCATCCCGCACCCCGCGCCCGTTCCACACCTTGCCGCACctcgcccgacccctcagCCCGGCCCCTCACTTCACaatggcctcctcctcggtccCGCAGACCATGAACGGCATCCGCATCCCCCGCACCGGCGGCaccgacgtcctcgaccaccACACTGacctccccgtccccgtccccgccgccggcgaggtcctcgtccgcAACGCCTACGCCGGCGTCAACTTCATCGACACCTACTTCCGCACCGGCCTCTACCCGGCCCCCCTgcccatcgtcctcggccgcgagggcgccggcaccgtcgtctcCGCCCACTCCACCGTCGACCCGGACGCCTTCCGCCCCGGCGACCGCGTCGTCTACATGGGCAACTTCGGCTCCTACGCCGCCTACtccgccgtccccgccgcccagctcgtcCGCGTCCCCGATGCCCTGCCCaccgagaccgccgccgccgccttcctccAGGGCCTCACCGCCTGGACCTTTgtccgcgaggccgccgaggtcaagCCCGACGAGTGGGTCGtcgtccacgccgccgcgggcggcgtcggcctgctcctcgtGCAGATGCTgcgcgccgtcggcgcccgcgtcatcgccgccgcgagcaCCGACGACAAGtgcgccctcgccgagcgcaacggcgccggctggGTCGTCAACTCGCGCGAGCAGGACCTCGTGCAGGAGGTCAAGCGCATCACGggcggccacggcgccgacgtcgtcttcgacggcgtcggaAAGGCCACCTTTGACGGTGACCTGGAGCTGGCGGCGCGCAAGGGCCGGCTGGTCATCTTTGGCAACGCG TCCGGCGCCGTGCCCCCCTTCGACATCCTCAAGCTCGGCCAGAAGAACCTCAAGATCATGCGCCCTGTTGTCAACAACTACACCGCCACGAGGGACGAGCTGGAGAAGTACAGCGCCGAGCTGTTCGACATGATCACCTCGGGCAAGCTCGAGATCGCCGTCCACAAGACGTACCCGCTGCGCGACGTCAAGACGGCGCACGCCGACATTGAGAGCCGCAAGACGACGGGCAAGCTGCTCCTCAAGCACGAATGA